A window from Gasterosteus aculeatus chromosome 14, fGasAcu3.hap1.1, whole genome shotgun sequence encodes these proteins:
- the tmem150c gene encoding transmembrane protein 150C isoform X3, giving the protein MWTCSPWALLPPIYSLLTAAGLWAVYFLAVDEEKIVPLGSKYRGNGSFYPPYISIAGNFPPASCIFSEVMNLASFVGEITMQVPAAEAEDGQTVAERRQPGGFLRRLLRDDARGKLPGDVNTRYVHARTRLFDGWFWFQLFTEETMHNFGTFLTFILGTLFCWVQSYVTLRVNLRNEGRKAAALRFLLSGSITLCMILYFSLMAQGLHVHAAQCQWALVMFFLAFLATFAIEFRHSHFQVVCTERSASRHQPDGL; this is encoded by the exons ATGTGGACCTGCAGTCCCTGGGCTCTTCTACCTCCCATCTACTCTCTTCTCACTGCTGCTGGTCTGTGGGCCGT ATACTTTTTAGCTGTCGATGAGGAGAAGATTGTCCCGCTGGGCTCAAAATACAG GGGCAATGGATCCTTTTACCCTCCGTACATCAG CATTGCAGGAAACTTTCCACCCGCCAGCTGCATCTTCAGCGAGGTCATGAACCTGGCGTCCTTTGTGGGTGAGATTACAATGCAG GTACCTGCAGCTGAGGCAGAAGATGGACAAACAGTGGCTGAACGTCGGCAGCCTGGCGGCTTTCTCCGTCGGCTGCTTCGGGATGACGCTCGTGGGAAACTTCCAGGTGACGTGAACACGCGCTACGTGCACGCGCGCACGCGGCTATTTGACGGTTGGTTTTGGTTTCAGCTTTTCACCGAGGAGACGATGCACAACTTCGGCACCTTCCTGACGTTCATCCTGGGGACGCTGTTCTGCTGGGTCCAGTCCTACGTCACCCTGAGGGTCAACCTGAGGAACGAGGGGAGGAAGGCCGCCGCCCTCCGCTTCCTGTTGTCCGGCTCCATCACGCTCTGCATGATCCTCT ACTTCTCGCTGATGGCTCAGGGGCTCCACGTGCACGCGGCGCAGTGCCAGTGGGCGCTGGTCATGTTCTTCCTCGCCTTCCTCGCCACCTTCGCCATCGAGTTCCGTCACAGCCACTTCCAGGTGGTGTGCACGGAGCGCTCGGCGTCCCGGCACCAACCGGACGGGCTGTAG
- the tmem150c gene encoding transmembrane protein 150C isoform X5, with the protein MHDSSSVVFRGGRMWTCSPWALLPPIYSLLTAAGLWAVYFLAVDEEKIVPLGSKYRGNGSFYPPYISIAGNFPPASCIFSEVMNLASFVGFVIAALRYLQLRQKMDKQWLNVGSLAAFSVGCFGMTLVGNFQLFTEETMHNFGTFLTFILGTLFCWVQSYVTLRVNLRNEGRKAAALRFLLSGSITLCMILYFSLMAQGLHVHAAQCQWALVMFFLAFLATFAIEFRHSHFQVVCTERSASRHQPDGL; encoded by the exons ATGCAtgactcttcttctgtggtgtttaGAGGAGGCAGGATGTGGACCTGCAGTCCCTGGGCTCTTCTACCTCCCATCTACTCTCTTCTCACTGCTGCTGGTCTGTGGGCCGT ATACTTTTTAGCTGTCGATGAGGAGAAGATTGTCCCGCTGGGCTCAAAATACAG GGGCAATGGATCCTTTTACCCTCCGTACATCAG CATTGCAGGAAACTTTCCACCCGCCAGCTGCATCTTCAGCGAGGTCATGAACCTGGCGTCCTTTGTGG GGTTCGTCATCGCCGCCCTCAGGTACCTGCAGCTGAGGCAGAAGATGGACAAACAGTGGCTGAACGTCGGCAGCCTGGCGGCTTTCTCCGTCGGCTGCTTCGGGATGACGCTCGTGGGAAACTTCCAG CTTTTCACCGAGGAGACGATGCACAACTTCGGCACCTTCCTGACGTTCATCCTGGGGACGCTGTTCTGCTGGGTCCAGTCCTACGTCACCCTGAGGGTCAACCTGAGGAACGAGGGGAGGAAGGCCGCCGCCCTCCGCTTCCTGTTGTCCGGCTCCATCACGCTCTGCATGATCCTCT ACTTCTCGCTGATGGCTCAGGGGCTCCACGTGCACGCGGCGCAGTGCCAGTGGGCGCTGGTCATGTTCTTCCTCGCCTTCCTCGCCACCTTCGCCATCGAGTTCCGTCACAGCCACTTCCAGGTGGTGTGCACGGAGCGCTCGGCGTCCCGGCACCAACCGGACGGGCTGTAG
- the tmem150c gene encoding transmembrane protein 150C isoform X2 yields MHDSSSVVFRGGRMWTCSPWALLPPIYSLLTAAGLWAVYFLAVDEEKIVPLGSKYRGNGSFYPPYISIAGNFPPASCIFSEVMNLASFVGEITMQVPAAEAEDGQTVAERRQPGGFLRRLLRDDARGKLPGDVNTRYVHARTRLFDGWFWFQLFTEETMHNFGTFLTFILGTLFCWVQSYVTLRVNLRNEGRKAAALRFLLSGSITLCMILYFSLMAQGLHVHAAQCQWALVMFFLAFLATFAIEFRHSHFQVVCTERSASRHQPDGL; encoded by the exons ATGCAtgactcttcttctgtggtgtttaGAGGAGGCAGGATGTGGACCTGCAGTCCCTGGGCTCTTCTACCTCCCATCTACTCTCTTCTCACTGCTGCTGGTCTGTGGGCCGT ATACTTTTTAGCTGTCGATGAGGAGAAGATTGTCCCGCTGGGCTCAAAATACAG GGGCAATGGATCCTTTTACCCTCCGTACATCAG CATTGCAGGAAACTTTCCACCCGCCAGCTGCATCTTCAGCGAGGTCATGAACCTGGCGTCCTTTGTGGGTGAGATTACAATGCAG GTACCTGCAGCTGAGGCAGAAGATGGACAAACAGTGGCTGAACGTCGGCAGCCTGGCGGCTTTCTCCGTCGGCTGCTTCGGGATGACGCTCGTGGGAAACTTCCAGGTGACGTGAACACGCGCTACGTGCACGCGCGCACGCGGCTATTTGACGGTTGGTTTTGGTTTCAGCTTTTCACCGAGGAGACGATGCACAACTTCGGCACCTTCCTGACGTTCATCCTGGGGACGCTGTTCTGCTGGGTCCAGTCCTACGTCACCCTGAGGGTCAACCTGAGGAACGAGGGGAGGAAGGCCGCCGCCCTCCGCTTCCTGTTGTCCGGCTCCATCACGCTCTGCATGATCCTCT ACTTCTCGCTGATGGCTCAGGGGCTCCACGTGCACGCGGCGCAGTGCCAGTGGGCGCTGGTCATGTTCTTCCTCGCCTTCCTCGCCACCTTCGCCATCGAGTTCCGTCACAGCCACTTCCAGGTGGTGTGCACGGAGCGCTCGGCGTCCCGGCACCAACCGGACGGGCTGTAG
- the tmem150c gene encoding transmembrane protein 150C isoform X1, which yields MHDSSSVVFRGGRMWTCSPWALLPPIYSLLTAAGLWAVYFLAVDEEKIVPLGSKYRGNGSFYPPYISIAGNFPPASCIFSEVMNLASFVGFVIAALRYLQLRQKMDKQWLNVGSLAAFSVGCFGMTLVGNFQLFTEETMHNFGTFLTFILGTLFCWVQSYVTLRVNLRNEGRKAAALRFLLSGSITLCMILYFSLMAQGLHVHAAQCQWALPLPGGVHGALGVPAPTGRAVGTTETQLLHPRPFHCHHGYRFMSHFLSTGRKSAEFMFSPHADVL from the exons ATGCAtgactcttcttctgtggtgtttaGAGGAGGCAGGATGTGGACCTGCAGTCCCTGGGCTCTTCTACCTCCCATCTACTCTCTTCTCACTGCTGCTGGTCTGTGGGCCGT ATACTTTTTAGCTGTCGATGAGGAGAAGATTGTCCCGCTGGGCTCAAAATACAG GGGCAATGGATCCTTTTACCCTCCGTACATCAG CATTGCAGGAAACTTTCCACCCGCCAGCTGCATCTTCAGCGAGGTCATGAACCTGGCGTCCTTTGTGG GGTTCGTCATCGCCGCCCTCAGGTACCTGCAGCTGAGGCAGAAGATGGACAAACAGTGGCTGAACGTCGGCAGCCTGGCGGCTTTCTCCGTCGGCTGCTTCGGGATGACGCTCGTGGGAAACTTCCAG CTTTTCACCGAGGAGACGATGCACAACTTCGGCACCTTCCTGACGTTCATCCTGGGGACGCTGTTCTGCTGGGTCCAGTCCTACGTCACCCTGAGGGTCAACCTGAGGAACGAGGGGAGGAAGGCCGCCGCCCTCCGCTTCCTGTTGTCCGGCTCCATCACGCTCTGCATGATCCTCT ACTTCTCGCTGATGGCTCAGGGGCTCCACGTGCACGCGGCGCAGTGCCAGTGGGCGCTG CCACTTCCAGGTGGTGTGCACGGAGCGCTCGGCGTCCCGGCACCAACCGGACGGGCTGTAGGGACCACGGAGACGCAGTTATTGCATCCGAGGCCGTTTCACTGTCACCATGGTTACCGCTTCATGTCGCACTTTTTATCTACAGGCAGAAAATCAGCCGAGTTCATGTTTTCTCCACACGCAGACGTTCTATAA
- the tmem150c gene encoding transmembrane protein 150C isoform X4: protein MWTCSPWALLPPIYSLLTAAGLWAVYFLAVDEEKIVPLGSKYRGNGSFYPPYISIAGNFPPASCIFSEVMNLASFVGFVIAALRYLQLRQKMDKQWLNVGSLAAFSVGCFGMTLVGNFQLFTEETMHNFGTFLTFILGTLFCWVQSYVTLRVNLRNEGRKAAALRFLLSGSITLCMILYFSLMAQGLHVHAAQCQWALVMFFLAFLATFAIEFRHSHFQVVCTERSASRHQPDGL, encoded by the exons ATGTGGACCTGCAGTCCCTGGGCTCTTCTACCTCCCATCTACTCTCTTCTCACTGCTGCTGGTCTGTGGGCCGT ATACTTTTTAGCTGTCGATGAGGAGAAGATTGTCCCGCTGGGCTCAAAATACAG GGGCAATGGATCCTTTTACCCTCCGTACATCAG CATTGCAGGAAACTTTCCACCCGCCAGCTGCATCTTCAGCGAGGTCATGAACCTGGCGTCCTTTGTGG GGTTCGTCATCGCCGCCCTCAGGTACCTGCAGCTGAGGCAGAAGATGGACAAACAGTGGCTGAACGTCGGCAGCCTGGCGGCTTTCTCCGTCGGCTGCTTCGGGATGACGCTCGTGGGAAACTTCCAG CTTTTCACCGAGGAGACGATGCACAACTTCGGCACCTTCCTGACGTTCATCCTGGGGACGCTGTTCTGCTGGGTCCAGTCCTACGTCACCCTGAGGGTCAACCTGAGGAACGAGGGGAGGAAGGCCGCCGCCCTCCGCTTCCTGTTGTCCGGCTCCATCACGCTCTGCATGATCCTCT ACTTCTCGCTGATGGCTCAGGGGCTCCACGTGCACGCGGCGCAGTGCCAGTGGGCGCTGGTCATGTTCTTCCTCGCCTTCCTCGCCACCTTCGCCATCGAGTTCCGTCACAGCCACTTCCAGGTGGTGTGCACGGAGCGCTCGGCGTCCCGGCACCAACCGGACGGGCTGTAG